Proteins found in one Pelmatolapia mariae isolate MD_Pm_ZW linkage group LG7, Pm_UMD_F_2, whole genome shotgun sequence genomic segment:
- the LOC134631261 gene encoding pleckstrin homology domain-containing family A member 5-like isoform X1 yields the protein MAAELQPEWISCLPSSWSYGVTRDGRVFFVNEEAKSTTWLHPVSGEAVITGHRKTPDLPTGWEEGYTFEGARCFINHNERKVTCKHPVSGLPSQDNCIFVINEQSASKVPANEKKERPVSTMSEASNYTGGSEQAANPSSPGGRPSRPSKKIHNFGKRSNSIRRNPGAPVIKRNWLYKQDSTGMKLWKKRWFVLSDLCLFYYRDEKEEGILGSILLPSFRISMLSVDDHITRKYAFKATHPNMRTYYFCTDTAKEMESWMKVMTDAALVQSEPVKRLDKLKVEQCGPQEINHVANHRTETEIQKNERNREVDREHAAVSPTTEEEERKQRDAERYGFQKDGADRERPLTKINSIKLQPAQAAAIKANMTSLQPQTEVDGSQHSPQVNGSGEQRPANGTGVPPLQSSPHEPDRSLSRTSSMQQLEQWVRTQRGRGQDDDTRSITSYQTLPRNLPSHRVPYMPHYGDGYCSMPRNSMAQRDSICSMSPSVYDQAMGPSMTEKRRSMRDDTMWQLYEWQQRQAYGRQPGLYSNMASPKTMINLSEHAAPSHSIPPSPSHGSLSMYGGYSPMRSYNMGNTRSEISSPIYRRDMTVERRQRPPVNKYAYLPDRRSMPAGIPIQTITAQSLQGKTPEELTLLLIKLRRQQAELNSIREHTVAQLMQLNMDGDNPKNDILSHHLQRNLMYLDNQMKENEPLIVMTHTLIENSAPRPQLYQQMSPEDYREQAYTCMPEEVDTDTKLSRLCEQDKMVRIQEEKLQQLYREKHTLETALLSASQEIELGSDNPAAMQSVMQQRDLLQSGLLSTCREVSRVTAEVERLWREYDRMEGDVTMAKNNLLEQLEALGSPQTEPPSQQHVRIQKELWRIQDVMEALNKHKAQRNALDGMSFYGPKANFSKHKNEEEDSVPPRPPLPQSYEPNPPTVPPMPSHPGVRPSSLHKPEDRKANHRNSTHSGPDYRLYKSEPELTTVAEVDENNGEDRSEYPSDREHVGNKGMSYPVGIVPPRTKSPVPDSSSIASYVTLRKTRKPDPRTERPRSAVEQQLCAVESSRPRMSVEEQLERIRRHQQGTLREKKKSLSIRGSSQENTPSRSHSFTKENHYRNTQFQMRRRDEVISSDIQELEASLRQQEVVGEQETPAEEIARLKESSQADHFNVDRELSVPDKVLIPERYIESDPEEALSPEQEADKQRKVDRIKALIAKNSMQNVLPSLALSPEEETEEEVTVQEKEKMINISYELAAEASKRSKLVAVKSLSSSSPPHPQSPTTAPPQLTDGSHFMCV from the exons CCACAATGAACGGAAGGTGACCTGCAAGCATCCTGTGTCAGGCTTACCCTCGCAAGACAACTGCATCTTTGTCATCAACGAACA aTCTGCTTCCAAAGTGCCGGCGAATGAGAAGAAGGAACGACCAGTAAGCACCATGAGTGAGGCCTCTAACTACACGGGCGGCTCGGAGCAAGCTGCAAACCCCAGTAGCCCCGGAGGAAGG CCCTCAAGACCTTCTAAAAAAATTCACAACTTTGGGAAACGATCCAACTCCATCAGGAGGAATCCCGGTGCCCCGGTTATCAAGAGAAACTGGCTGTATAAACAG GACAGTACAGGGATGAAGCTATGGAAGAAGAGGTGGTTTGTCCTTTCTGACCTCTGCCTCTTCTACTACAGAG ATGAAAAAGAGGAGGGGATTCTCGGCAGTATCCTCCTGCCAAGCTTTCGTATATCCATGTTGTCTGTGGACGATCACATTACCAGAAAATATGCCTTCAAG GCGACACATCCCAACATGAGGACGTACTACTTTTGCACAGACACAGCCAAAGAGATGGAATCTTGGATGAAAGTGATGACAGATGCTGCACTCGTGCAGTCAGAGCCAGTCAAAAG GTTGGACAAACTAAAAGTGGAGCAGTGTGGACCTCAAGAGATCAACCATGTGGCCAACCATAGAACAGAAACCGAAATCCAGAAGAATGAGCGCAACCGTGAGGTTGACCGTGAGCACGCAGCCGTCTCCcccaccacagaagaagaggagagaaagCAGCGAGATGCAGAGCGCTACGGCTTCCAGAAGGATGGGGCCGACCGTGAACGTCCACTCACCAAAATAAACAGTATCAAACTGCAGCCAGCGCAGGCGGCAGCCATCAAGGCTAATATGACCTCGCTGCAGCCTCAGACCGAGGTTGACGGATCACAACACAGCCCCCAAGTTAATGGATCTGGAGAACAGCGTCCAGCTAATGGGACTGGAGTCCCTCCTCTGCAAAGTTCCCCACATGAGCCGGATCGCAGTCTGAGTCGGACCAGCTCGATGCAGCAGCTGGAGCAGTGGGTTCGCACACAGAGAGGACGTGGCCAGGACGACGATACCAGAAG CATCACATCATACCAAACGCTGCCTAGAAATTTGCCAAGCCATCGGGTACCCTACATGCCTCATTATGGAGATGGATATTGCAGTATGCCCAGGAATAGCATGGCACAGCGGGACAGCATCTGCAGCATGTCCCCATCGGTATATGACCAGGCCATGGGTCCTTCAATGACTGAGAAACGCCGCTCCATGCGCGATGACACCATGTGGCAGTTGTACGAGTGGCAGCAAAGGCAGGCCTACGGCAGGCAGCCAGGGCTGTACAGCAATATGGCCAGTCCCAAAACCATGATCAACTTGTCAGAGCATGCTGCACCGAGCCACTCCATCCCCCCCTCGCCCTCCCATGGCTCCCTGTCGATGTACGGCGGCTACTCTCCAATGAGATCTTACAACATGGGCAACACTCGCTCTGAAATTTCCTCTCCCATCTACCGAAGAGACATGACTGTTGAGAGACGGCAGAGGCCACCCGTCAACAAG TATGCTTACCTGCCTGATAGGAGGTCTATGCCAGCAGGGATCCCAATCCAGACCATCACTGCCCAGTCTTTACAAGGCAAAACA CCTGAGGAACTGACTTTGCTGCTGATAAAGCTGCGTCGGCAGCAGGCAGAGCTAAACAGTATCCGGGAGCACACTGTAGCACAGCTTATGCAACTAAACATGGATGGCGACAACCCAAAG AACGACATTCTTTCTCACCACCTCCAAAGGAACCTCATGTATTTGGACAATCAG ATGAAGGAAAATGAGCCTTTAATCGTCATGACTCACACTTTGATTGAGAACTCTGCCCCAAGGCCTCAACTTTACCAGCAA ATGAGTCCAGAGGACTACAGGGAACAAGCCTATACATGCATGCCAGAAGAAGTGGACACTGAT ACTAAACTTAGCAGGCTGTGTGAGCAGGACAAAATGGTGAGGATACAGGAGGAAAAACTGCAGCAGCTGTACAGAGAGAAG CACACTCTGGAGACAGCACTTCTGTCAGCTAGCCAGGAGATAGAGTTGGGCTCCGACAACCCGGCTGCCATGCAGAGCGTCATGCAGCAGAGAGACTTGCTGCAGAGCGGCCTCCTCAGCACTTGCAGAGAGGTGTCCAGAGTTACTGCT GAGGTGGAGCGGTTATGGAGGGAATATGACAGGATGGAAGGAGATGTGACTATGGCTAAGAACAACCTGCTGGAGCAGCTAGAAGCACTGGGAAGCCCTCAG ACAGAACCACCCAGCCAGCAGCATGTCCGCATCCAGAAGGAGCTGTGGAGGATTCAAGATGTGATGGAGGCCCTGAATAAACACAAAGCCCAGAGAAATGCTCTTGATGGGATGAGTTTCTATGGGCCCAAAGCCAACTTCAGTAAGCACAAAAATGAG GAGGAGGACTCTGTACCCCCACGGCCACCCCTACCCCAGTCCTACGAGCCCAACCCCCCCACCGTGCCCCCTATGCCGTCTCATCCCGGCGTGCGCCCTTCATCACTCCACAAGCCAGAGGACAGGAAGGCCAATCACAGGAATAGCACGCACAGC GGTCCTGACTACAGACTGTACAAAAGTGAGCCAGAACTCACCACAGTGGCCGAAGTGGATGAGAATAATGGAGAAGACAGATCTGAATATCCATCTGATAGAGAACATGTTGGAAACAAAG GTATGTCCTATCCAGTTGGTATCGTCCCACCAAGGACCAAATCTCCAGTGCCTGATTCGTCCTCCATAGCTTCATATGTTACATTAAGAAAGACCAGGAAGCCTGACCCTAGAACG GAGCGTCCACGCAGTGCAgtggagcagcagctgtgtgctgTGGAGAGCAGCCGACCCAGGATGAGCGTGGAGGAGCAGCTGGAGAGGATCCGTCGCCACCAGCAGGGTACCCTcagggagaagaaaaaaagcctcAGCATCAGGGGTAGCAGTCAGGAGAACACACCCTCTCGCAGCCACTCATTTACTAAAGAAAACCATTACCGCAACACGCAG ttTCAAATGAGGCGCAGAGATGAGGTGATAAGCAGTGACATTCAGGAGCTGGAGGCCTCTCTCAGGCAGCAGGAGGTGGTGGGGGAGCAGGAGACGCCCGCTGAGGAGATAGCTCGTCTCAAAGAATCCTCCCAGGCTGATCACTTTAATGTCGACCGAGAG CTTTCTGTGCCTGACAAAGTGCTCATTCCTGAGCGTTACATTGAATCGGACCCCGAGGAGGCTCTGAGTCCTGAGCAGGAGGCTGATAAGCAGAGAAAAGTCGACCGCATCAAAGCCCTCATAGCCAAAAACAG CATGCAGAATGTGCTGCCTAGTCTGGCTCTAAGCCCTGAGGAGGAGACTGAAGAGGAGGTTACTGTACAGGAAAAGGAGAAGATGATTAATATCTCCTACGAGCTGGCAGCCGAGGCCTCCAAACGCAGCAAGCTGGTAGCAG TGAAAAGCCTGTCGTCCTCTTCCCCACCCCATCCGCAGTCTCCCACCACCGCACCCCCCCAGCTCACTGACGGTTCTCACTTCATGTGTGTGTAG
- the LOC134631261 gene encoding pleckstrin homology domain-containing family A member 5-like isoform X12, translated as MATHPNMRTYYFCTDTAKEMESWMKVMTDAALVQSEPVKRLDKLKVEQCGPQEINHVANHRTETEIQKNERNREVDREHAAVSPTTEEEERKQRDAERYGFQKDGADRERPLTKINSIKLQPAQAAAIKANMTSLQPQTEVDGSQHSPQVNGSGEQRPANGTGVPPLQSSPHEPDRSLSRTSSMQQLEQWVRTQRGRGQDDDTRSITSYQTLPRNLPSHRVPYMPHYGDGYCSMPRNSMAQRDSICSMSPSVYDQAMGPSMTEKRRSMRDDTMWQLYEWQQRQAYGRQPGLYSNMASPKTMINLSEHAAPSHSIPPSPSHGSLSMYGGYSPMRSYNMGNTRSEISSPIYRRDMTVERRQRPPVNKYAYLPDRRSMPAGIPIQTITAQSLQGKTPEELTLLLIKLRRQQAELNSIREHTVAQLMQLNMDGDNPKNDILSHHLQRNLMYLDNQMKENEPLIVMTHTLIENSAPRPQLYQQMSPEDYREQAYTCMPEEVDTDTKLSRLCEQDKMVRIQEEKLQQLYREKHTLETALLSASQEIELGSDNPAAMQSVMQQRDLLQSGLLSTCREVSRVTAEVERLWREYDRMEGDVTMAKNNLLEQLEALGSPQTEPPSQQHVRIQKELWRIQDVMEALNKHKAQRNALDGMSFYGPKANFSKHKNEEEDSVPPRPPLPQSYEPNPPTVPPMPSHPGVRPSSLHKPEDRKANHRNSTHSGPDYRLYKSEPELTTVAEVDENNGEDRSEYPSDREHVGNKGMSYPVGIVPPRTKSPVPDSSSIASYVTLRKTRKPDPRTERPRSAVEQQLCAVESSRPRMSVEEQLERIRRHQQGTLREKKKSLSIRGSSQENTPSRSHSFTKENHYRNTQFQMRRRDEVISSDIQELEASLRQQEVVGEQETPAEEIARLKESSQADHFNVDRELSVPDKVLIPERYIESDPEEALSPEQEADKQRKVDRIKALIAKNSMQNVLPSLALSPEEETEEEVTVQEKEKMINISYELAAEASKRSKLVAVKSLSSSSPPHPQSPTTAPPQLTDGSHFMCV; from the exons ATG GCGACACATCCCAACATGAGGACGTACTACTTTTGCACAGACACAGCCAAAGAGATGGAATCTTGGATGAAAGTGATGACAGATGCTGCACTCGTGCAGTCAGAGCCAGTCAAAAG GTTGGACAAACTAAAAGTGGAGCAGTGTGGACCTCAAGAGATCAACCATGTGGCCAACCATAGAACAGAAACCGAAATCCAGAAGAATGAGCGCAACCGTGAGGTTGACCGTGAGCACGCAGCCGTCTCCcccaccacagaagaagaggagagaaagCAGCGAGATGCAGAGCGCTACGGCTTCCAGAAGGATGGGGCCGACCGTGAACGTCCACTCACCAAAATAAACAGTATCAAACTGCAGCCAGCGCAGGCGGCAGCCATCAAGGCTAATATGACCTCGCTGCAGCCTCAGACCGAGGTTGACGGATCACAACACAGCCCCCAAGTTAATGGATCTGGAGAACAGCGTCCAGCTAATGGGACTGGAGTCCCTCCTCTGCAAAGTTCCCCACATGAGCCGGATCGCAGTCTGAGTCGGACCAGCTCGATGCAGCAGCTGGAGCAGTGGGTTCGCACACAGAGAGGACGTGGCCAGGACGACGATACCAGAAG CATCACATCATACCAAACGCTGCCTAGAAATTTGCCAAGCCATCGGGTACCCTACATGCCTCATTATGGAGATGGATATTGCAGTATGCCCAGGAATAGCATGGCACAGCGGGACAGCATCTGCAGCATGTCCCCATCGGTATATGACCAGGCCATGGGTCCTTCAATGACTGAGAAACGCCGCTCCATGCGCGATGACACCATGTGGCAGTTGTACGAGTGGCAGCAAAGGCAGGCCTACGGCAGGCAGCCAGGGCTGTACAGCAATATGGCCAGTCCCAAAACCATGATCAACTTGTCAGAGCATGCTGCACCGAGCCACTCCATCCCCCCCTCGCCCTCCCATGGCTCCCTGTCGATGTACGGCGGCTACTCTCCAATGAGATCTTACAACATGGGCAACACTCGCTCTGAAATTTCCTCTCCCATCTACCGAAGAGACATGACTGTTGAGAGACGGCAGAGGCCACCCGTCAACAAG TATGCTTACCTGCCTGATAGGAGGTCTATGCCAGCAGGGATCCCAATCCAGACCATCACTGCCCAGTCTTTACAAGGCAAAACA CCTGAGGAACTGACTTTGCTGCTGATAAAGCTGCGTCGGCAGCAGGCAGAGCTAAACAGTATCCGGGAGCACACTGTAGCACAGCTTATGCAACTAAACATGGATGGCGACAACCCAAAG AACGACATTCTTTCTCACCACCTCCAAAGGAACCTCATGTATTTGGACAATCAG ATGAAGGAAAATGAGCCTTTAATCGTCATGACTCACACTTTGATTGAGAACTCTGCCCCAAGGCCTCAACTTTACCAGCAA ATGAGTCCAGAGGACTACAGGGAACAAGCCTATACATGCATGCCAGAAGAAGTGGACACTGAT ACTAAACTTAGCAGGCTGTGTGAGCAGGACAAAATGGTGAGGATACAGGAGGAAAAACTGCAGCAGCTGTACAGAGAGAAG CACACTCTGGAGACAGCACTTCTGTCAGCTAGCCAGGAGATAGAGTTGGGCTCCGACAACCCGGCTGCCATGCAGAGCGTCATGCAGCAGAGAGACTTGCTGCAGAGCGGCCTCCTCAGCACTTGCAGAGAGGTGTCCAGAGTTACTGCT GAGGTGGAGCGGTTATGGAGGGAATATGACAGGATGGAAGGAGATGTGACTATGGCTAAGAACAACCTGCTGGAGCAGCTAGAAGCACTGGGAAGCCCTCAG ACAGAACCACCCAGCCAGCAGCATGTCCGCATCCAGAAGGAGCTGTGGAGGATTCAAGATGTGATGGAGGCCCTGAATAAACACAAAGCCCAGAGAAATGCTCTTGATGGGATGAGTTTCTATGGGCCCAAAGCCAACTTCAGTAAGCACAAAAATGAG GAGGAGGACTCTGTACCCCCACGGCCACCCCTACCCCAGTCCTACGAGCCCAACCCCCCCACCGTGCCCCCTATGCCGTCTCATCCCGGCGTGCGCCCTTCATCACTCCACAAGCCAGAGGACAGGAAGGCCAATCACAGGAATAGCACGCACAGC GGTCCTGACTACAGACTGTACAAAAGTGAGCCAGAACTCACCACAGTGGCCGAAGTGGATGAGAATAATGGAGAAGACAGATCTGAATATCCATCTGATAGAGAACATGTTGGAAACAAAG GTATGTCCTATCCAGTTGGTATCGTCCCACCAAGGACCAAATCTCCAGTGCCTGATTCGTCCTCCATAGCTTCATATGTTACATTAAGAAAGACCAGGAAGCCTGACCCTAGAACG GAGCGTCCACGCAGTGCAgtggagcagcagctgtgtgctgTGGAGAGCAGCCGACCCAGGATGAGCGTGGAGGAGCAGCTGGAGAGGATCCGTCGCCACCAGCAGGGTACCCTcagggagaagaaaaaaagcctcAGCATCAGGGGTAGCAGTCAGGAGAACACACCCTCTCGCAGCCACTCATTTACTAAAGAAAACCATTACCGCAACACGCAG ttTCAAATGAGGCGCAGAGATGAGGTGATAAGCAGTGACATTCAGGAGCTGGAGGCCTCTCTCAGGCAGCAGGAGGTGGTGGGGGAGCAGGAGACGCCCGCTGAGGAGATAGCTCGTCTCAAAGAATCCTCCCAGGCTGATCACTTTAATGTCGACCGAGAG CTTTCTGTGCCTGACAAAGTGCTCATTCCTGAGCGTTACATTGAATCGGACCCCGAGGAGGCTCTGAGTCCTGAGCAGGAGGCTGATAAGCAGAGAAAAGTCGACCGCATCAAAGCCCTCATAGCCAAAAACAG CATGCAGAATGTGCTGCCTAGTCTGGCTCTAAGCCCTGAGGAGGAGACTGAAGAGGAGGTTACTGTACAGGAAAAGGAGAAGATGATTAATATCTCCTACGAGCTGGCAGCCGAGGCCTCCAAACGCAGCAAGCTGGTAGCAG TGAAAAGCCTGTCGTCCTCTTCCCCACCCCATCCGCAGTCTCCCACCACCGCACCCCCCCAGCTCACTGACGGTTCTCACTTCATGTGTGTGTAG
- the LOC134631261 gene encoding pleckstrin homology domain-containing family A member 5-like isoform X10 → MSEASNYTGGSEQAANPSSPGGRPSRPSKKIHNFGKRSNSIRRNPGAPVIKRNWLYKQDSTGMKLWKKRWFVLSDLCLFYYRDEKEEGILGSILLPSFRISMLSVDDHITRKYAFKATHPNMRTYYFCTDTAKEMESWMKVMTDAALVQSEPVKRLDKLKVEQCGPQEINHVANHRTETEIQKNERNREVDREHAAVSPTTEEEERKQRDAERYGFQKDGADRERPLTKINSIKLQPAQAAAIKANMTSLQPQTEVDGSQHSPQVNGSGEQRPANGTGVPPLQSSPHEPDRSLSRTSSMQQLEQWVRTQRGRGQDDDTRSITSYQTLPRNLPSHRVPYMPHYGDGYCSMPRNSMAQRDSICSMSPSVYDQAMGPSMTEKRRSMRDDTMWQLYEWQQRQAYGRQPGLYSNMASPKTMINLSEHAAPSHSIPPSPSHGSLSMYGGYSPMRSYNMGNTRSEISSPIYRRDMTVERRQRPPVNKYAYLPDRRSMPAGIPIQTITAQSLQGKTPEELTLLLIKLRRQQAELNSIREHTVAQLMQLNMDGDNPKNDILSHHLQRNLMYLDNQMKENEPLIVMTHTLIENSAPRPQLYQQMSPEDYREQAYTCMPEEVDTDTKLSRLCEQDKMVRIQEEKLQQLYREKHTLETALLSASQEIELGSDNPAAMQSVMQQRDLLQSGLLSTCREVSRVTAEVERLWREYDRMEGDVTMAKNNLLEQLEALGSPQTEPPSQQHVRIQKELWRIQDVMEALNKHKAQRNALDGMSFYGPKANFSKHKNEEEDSVPPRPPLPQSYEPNPPTVPPMPSHPGVRPSSLHKPEDRKANHRNSTHSGPDYRLYKSEPELTTVAEVDENNGEDRSEYPSDREHVGNKGMSYPVGIVPPRTKSPVPDSSSIASYVTLRKTRKPDPRTERPRSAVEQQLCAVESSRPRMSVEEQLERIRRHQQGTLREKKKSLSIRGSSQENTPSRSHSFTKENHYRNTQFQMRRRDEVISSDIQELEASLRQQEVVGEQETPAEEIARLKESSQADHFNVDRELSVPDKVLIPERYIESDPEEALSPEQEADKQRKVDRIKALIAKNSMQNVLPSLALSPEEETEEEVTVQEKEKMINISYELAAEASKRSKLVAVKSLSSSSPPHPQSPTTAPPQLTDGSHFMCV, encoded by the exons ATGAGTGAGGCCTCTAACTACACGGGCGGCTCGGAGCAAGCTGCAAACCCCAGTAGCCCCGGAGGAAGG CCCTCAAGACCTTCTAAAAAAATTCACAACTTTGGGAAACGATCCAACTCCATCAGGAGGAATCCCGGTGCCCCGGTTATCAAGAGAAACTGGCTGTATAAACAG GACAGTACAGGGATGAAGCTATGGAAGAAGAGGTGGTTTGTCCTTTCTGACCTCTGCCTCTTCTACTACAGAG ATGAAAAAGAGGAGGGGATTCTCGGCAGTATCCTCCTGCCAAGCTTTCGTATATCCATGTTGTCTGTGGACGATCACATTACCAGAAAATATGCCTTCAAG GCGACACATCCCAACATGAGGACGTACTACTTTTGCACAGACACAGCCAAAGAGATGGAATCTTGGATGAAAGTGATGACAGATGCTGCACTCGTGCAGTCAGAGCCAGTCAAAAG GTTGGACAAACTAAAAGTGGAGCAGTGTGGACCTCAAGAGATCAACCATGTGGCCAACCATAGAACAGAAACCGAAATCCAGAAGAATGAGCGCAACCGTGAGGTTGACCGTGAGCACGCAGCCGTCTCCcccaccacagaagaagaggagagaaagCAGCGAGATGCAGAGCGCTACGGCTTCCAGAAGGATGGGGCCGACCGTGAACGTCCACTCACCAAAATAAACAGTATCAAACTGCAGCCAGCGCAGGCGGCAGCCATCAAGGCTAATATGACCTCGCTGCAGCCTCAGACCGAGGTTGACGGATCACAACACAGCCCCCAAGTTAATGGATCTGGAGAACAGCGTCCAGCTAATGGGACTGGAGTCCCTCCTCTGCAAAGTTCCCCACATGAGCCGGATCGCAGTCTGAGTCGGACCAGCTCGATGCAGCAGCTGGAGCAGTGGGTTCGCACACAGAGAGGACGTGGCCAGGACGACGATACCAGAAG CATCACATCATACCAAACGCTGCCTAGAAATTTGCCAAGCCATCGGGTACCCTACATGCCTCATTATGGAGATGGATATTGCAGTATGCCCAGGAATAGCATGGCACAGCGGGACAGCATCTGCAGCATGTCCCCATCGGTATATGACCAGGCCATGGGTCCTTCAATGACTGAGAAACGCCGCTCCATGCGCGATGACACCATGTGGCAGTTGTACGAGTGGCAGCAAAGGCAGGCCTACGGCAGGCAGCCAGGGCTGTACAGCAATATGGCCAGTCCCAAAACCATGATCAACTTGTCAGAGCATGCTGCACCGAGCCACTCCATCCCCCCCTCGCCCTCCCATGGCTCCCTGTCGATGTACGGCGGCTACTCTCCAATGAGATCTTACAACATGGGCAACACTCGCTCTGAAATTTCCTCTCCCATCTACCGAAGAGACATGACTGTTGAGAGACGGCAGAGGCCACCCGTCAACAAG TATGCTTACCTGCCTGATAGGAGGTCTATGCCAGCAGGGATCCCAATCCAGACCATCACTGCCCAGTCTTTACAAGGCAAAACA CCTGAGGAACTGACTTTGCTGCTGATAAAGCTGCGTCGGCAGCAGGCAGAGCTAAACAGTATCCGGGAGCACACTGTAGCACAGCTTATGCAACTAAACATGGATGGCGACAACCCAAAG AACGACATTCTTTCTCACCACCTCCAAAGGAACCTCATGTATTTGGACAATCAG ATGAAGGAAAATGAGCCTTTAATCGTCATGACTCACACTTTGATTGAGAACTCTGCCCCAAGGCCTCAACTTTACCAGCAA ATGAGTCCAGAGGACTACAGGGAACAAGCCTATACATGCATGCCAGAAGAAGTGGACACTGAT ACTAAACTTAGCAGGCTGTGTGAGCAGGACAAAATGGTGAGGATACAGGAGGAAAAACTGCAGCAGCTGTACAGAGAGAAG CACACTCTGGAGACAGCACTTCTGTCAGCTAGCCAGGAGATAGAGTTGGGCTCCGACAACCCGGCTGCCATGCAGAGCGTCATGCAGCAGAGAGACTTGCTGCAGAGCGGCCTCCTCAGCACTTGCAGAGAGGTGTCCAGAGTTACTGCT GAGGTGGAGCGGTTATGGAGGGAATATGACAGGATGGAAGGAGATGTGACTATGGCTAAGAACAACCTGCTGGAGCAGCTAGAAGCACTGGGAAGCCCTCAG ACAGAACCACCCAGCCAGCAGCATGTCCGCATCCAGAAGGAGCTGTGGAGGATTCAAGATGTGATGGAGGCCCTGAATAAACACAAAGCCCAGAGAAATGCTCTTGATGGGATGAGTTTCTATGGGCCCAAAGCCAACTTCAGTAAGCACAAAAATGAG GAGGAGGACTCTGTACCCCCACGGCCACCCCTACCCCAGTCCTACGAGCCCAACCCCCCCACCGTGCCCCCTATGCCGTCTCATCCCGGCGTGCGCCCTTCATCACTCCACAAGCCAGAGGACAGGAAGGCCAATCACAGGAATAGCACGCACAGC GGTCCTGACTACAGACTGTACAAAAGTGAGCCAGAACTCACCACAGTGGCCGAAGTGGATGAGAATAATGGAGAAGACAGATCTGAATATCCATCTGATAGAGAACATGTTGGAAACAAAG GTATGTCCTATCCAGTTGGTATCGTCCCACCAAGGACCAAATCTCCAGTGCCTGATTCGTCCTCCATAGCTTCATATGTTACATTAAGAAAGACCAGGAAGCCTGACCCTAGAACG GAGCGTCCACGCAGTGCAgtggagcagcagctgtgtgctgTGGAGAGCAGCCGACCCAGGATGAGCGTGGAGGAGCAGCTGGAGAGGATCCGTCGCCACCAGCAGGGTACCCTcagggagaagaaaaaaagcctcAGCATCAGGGGTAGCAGTCAGGAGAACACACCCTCTCGCAGCCACTCATTTACTAAAGAAAACCATTACCGCAACACGCAG ttTCAAATGAGGCGCAGAGATGAGGTGATAAGCAGTGACATTCAGGAGCTGGAGGCCTCTCTCAGGCAGCAGGAGGTGGTGGGGGAGCAGGAGACGCCCGCTGAGGAGATAGCTCGTCTCAAAGAATCCTCCCAGGCTGATCACTTTAATGTCGACCGAGAG CTTTCTGTGCCTGACAAAGTGCTCATTCCTGAGCGTTACATTGAATCGGACCCCGAGGAGGCTCTGAGTCCTGAGCAGGAGGCTGATAAGCAGAGAAAAGTCGACCGCATCAAAGCCCTCATAGCCAAAAACAG CATGCAGAATGTGCTGCCTAGTCTGGCTCTAAGCCCTGAGGAGGAGACTGAAGAGGAGGTTACTGTACAGGAAAAGGAGAAGATGATTAATATCTCCTACGAGCTGGCAGCCGAGGCCTCCAAACGCAGCAAGCTGGTAGCAG TGAAAAGCCTGTCGTCCTCTTCCCCACCCCATCCGCAGTCTCCCACCACCGCACCCCCCCAGCTCACTGACGGTTCTCACTTCATGTGTGTGTAG